TCCCTGTTTTGTCCCTATAGATAATTTCAAAAATATCTGTGAAAACAAAGAAGTGCTTTTCGTTGGGTTTCCTTTTAAGAGAAAAGGAGTCGATCTCTTAATCGAGGCGTTTAAAGCAATTGCTCCAAAGCATCCGGACTGGAAGTTAAAGATTCTAGGCTGGTATCCTGATCCGGATGAATTGACCCGGGCGATCGATGGGCATAGCCAAATTTACCATCAAAAGCCTGTGCCGCATCAAGAAATGCCGCAGCATATCGGATCCTGTGCTATTCTTGTGTTACCCTCTCGATCCGAAGCAATGGGAAGGGTTCTGGTCGAAGCGATGGCGGCGGGAAAACCGAGGATTGGTGCCAATGTAGATGGTATTCCAACCGTCATCCAGCATGGTGTTGACGGCTTATTATTCGAGCGAGAGAACATAGATGATCTTGCTGAAAAATTAGATATGCTAATGAGCAACCCGGACCTAAGGCATAAACTGGGTAGTGCGGGCGAAATGAGGGCAAGAAAGGAATTTACAAAAGAAGAATATGTTAGAAATTTAACCGACTTTTGCAATAAAGTATTGAATTAATCATATGGTGATCAATGACAGAAACTGGAAATAATAGAAATCTTGGCAAGTATAAGAATTGGTTCTTCTTCACACTGGCGTACCTTCTCGTCGATTATGGGCGTCCTCAGGATATTCTTCCGATCGGATTTTTAAAACCGGGAATGATTGTTATTCTAATATTAACCGGGTTTCTGCTCTTTACGGGTAAATTAAAAGAGTCTGACAGTAAACAAACCCGGATGATGTGGCTCTTTATCCTTTTGCTTGGTATCTATGTCCCCTTTGCTGTCAATAATTTTCTTGCCTACAAAACCACAGAGACAATGTTTTTATTTATGCCCTTTATTTTATCCATTGTCGTTTGCATAAATTCACTGGAGTACCTTAAAAAG
This DNA window, taken from Candidatus Manganitrophaceae bacterium, encodes the following:
- a CDS encoding glycosyltransferase — translated: MKKTIVFISPGPTYRPHSELYESQFKELSKNFRGYIFTTSSISETFPIGDFTYRSMKYYSSKFRVLFFLFFCIWNAFGFLSKREKIDLVISYDPFLTGTIGCIISFILRAKFVPEVNGVYTSDAEWLDLPDTIGIRLKRIGYDWIMRFVLKHSDGIKLLFREQVDPFKNIIKGKTIRDYPCFVPIDNFKNICENKEVLFVGFPFKRKGVDLLIEAFKAIAPKHPDWKLKILGWYPDPDELTRAIDGHSQIYHQKPVPHQEMPQHIGSCAILVLPSRSEAMGRVLVEAMAAGKPRIGANVDGIPTVIQHGVDGLLFERENIDDLAEKLDMLMSNPDLRHKLGSAGEMRARKEFTKEEYVRNLTDFCNKVLN